In one window of Frigoriglobus tundricola DNA:
- the ggt gene encoding gamma-glutamyltransferase: protein MLRTALLLTCLFLASTSSAQPQAATVESKGGVVVCVSPPAAEVGLATLKKGGNAVDAAVATAFALAVTWPEAGNIGGGGFMMVAPPGKEPTCFEYRETAPAAAPVDVFADGKVTWLDHKAAGVPGTVRGLALAHAKYGKLAWKNVLMPAVELAERGFTLNAVLASGLNHVLADPKTTNAEFRRVYGKPDGTKWQAGDTLVLKDLGRTLRLISEKGPDAFYTGELANLLEKEMTTGGGFITKADLAAYKANERKPVHTTFRGFDVYGPPPPSSGGIALAEMLNVLENFDLKKYGRWSPETNHLMIEAMKRAFADRARFLGDPDFTRIPAELTSKEYAKKLALGIDLKKPTPSANLAPEILLDKESDSTTHFSVLDTDGLAVSNTYTLENSYGNRVVVRGAGYILNNEMTDFNTRPGFTSTKGQIGTKPNRIAPGKRMLSSMTPVIVLKDGKPVLVTGSPGGRTIINTVLCVVLNVTEFGMPIGEAVSAPRLHHQWFPDSTSFEGVKQHSELVKGLKALGHDVQEHRQGDAHSIGIDPKTGTRVGAADKRLDGKAAGE, encoded by the coding sequence ATGCTCCGGACTGCCCTGCTCCTCACATGCCTGTTTCTCGCGTCCACGTCTTCGGCCCAGCCACAAGCCGCGACCGTCGAGTCGAAGGGCGGCGTGGTCGTGTGCGTGTCGCCGCCCGCCGCCGAAGTGGGGCTGGCGACACTCAAGAAGGGCGGCAACGCGGTCGATGCCGCGGTGGCAACGGCGTTCGCACTGGCCGTAACGTGGCCGGAAGCCGGCAACATCGGCGGCGGCGGCTTCATGATGGTCGCCCCGCCGGGCAAGGAACCGACGTGCTTCGAGTACCGCGAAACCGCCCCGGCCGCGGCGCCGGTTGACGTATTCGCCGACGGCAAGGTCACGTGGTTGGATCACAAGGCCGCGGGTGTGCCGGGTACCGTTCGCGGCCTCGCCCTCGCGCACGCCAAATACGGCAAACTTGCGTGGAAAAACGTTCTCATGCCCGCGGTCGAACTCGCCGAGCGCGGGTTCACCCTGAACGCGGTTCTCGCGAGCGGGCTGAACCATGTTCTCGCCGATCCCAAGACCACCAACGCCGAATTCCGGCGCGTCTACGGCAAGCCCGACGGTACGAAGTGGCAAGCCGGCGACACGCTCGTGCTAAAAGACCTGGGCCGGACGCTGCGGCTCATCAGCGAGAAAGGCCCGGACGCGTTTTACACGGGCGAACTCGCGAACCTGCTCGAAAAAGAAATGACGACCGGAGGCGGGTTCATTACCAAGGCGGATCTCGCCGCGTATAAGGCGAACGAGCGGAAGCCGGTTCACACCACGTTCCGCGGCTTCGACGTGTACGGCCCGCCCCCGCCCAGTTCCGGCGGCATCGCGCTCGCGGAGATGCTCAACGTCCTCGAAAATTTCGACCTGAAGAAGTACGGCCGCTGGTCGCCGGAAACGAACCACCTGATGATCGAGGCCATGAAGCGGGCGTTCGCGGACCGCGCCCGGTTCCTCGGCGACCCGGACTTTACCAGGATCCCCGCCGAACTCACTTCAAAGGAGTACGCGAAGAAACTCGCGCTCGGCATCGACCTCAAGAAACCGACGCCGAGCGCGAATCTGGCGCCCGAAATCCTCCTCGATAAGGAGAGCGACAGCACCACGCACTTCTCCGTGCTCGATACGGACGGGTTGGCGGTGAGCAACACCTACACGCTCGAAAACAGCTACGGCAACCGGGTGGTGGTCCGCGGCGCCGGCTACATCCTCAACAACGAGATGACCGACTTCAACACGCGGCCGGGCTTCACGTCCACGAAGGGCCAGATCGGGACCAAGCCGAACCGGATCGCGCCGGGCAAGCGGATGCTGTCGTCCATGACGCCGGTGATCGTGTTGAAGGACGGCAAGCCGGTCCTCGTCACGGGCAGCCCCGGCGGGCGGACGATCATCAACACGGTCCTGTGCGTGGTACTGAACGTCACCGAGTTCGGCATGCCGATCGGCGAGGCCGTGAGCGCCCCCCGGTTGCACCACCAGTGGTTCCCGGACTCCACGAGCTTCGAAGGGGTGAAGCAACACTCCGAACTGGTCAAGGGGCTCAAAGCGTTGGGGCACGACGTGCAGGAACACCGGCAGGGCGACGCCCACTCGATCGGGATCGACCCGAAAACGGGAACGCGTGTGGGAGCCGCAGACAAGCGCTTGGACGGAAAGGCGGCGGGGGAGTGA
- a CDS encoding glycerate kinase type-2 family protein codes for MSREHALAIWAAAVDAVRPEPLVRAALAAEPAVPTAPRVLVVGAGKAGPDMAAGLETALADRLDRVEGLVNVPAGMSAPLRRVRLHAARPQGVNEPTPEGVAGAEEMLRLLNHAGPDDVAVCLLSGGGSALLPAPVEGVSLADKLAVTKLLHRSGATIDEMNCVRKHLSRVKGGRLAEAFRGKRLISLVVSDVVGDPLDVIASGPTAPDPTTFEAALEVLARFSLTGATPAAVLRHLEAGAAGAQPETPKRIGPNVENRVIGSNRVALDAARRKAEDLGYAVLDLGSFVEGETRHVATAIAGVVRSVQRDSAPLKPPACVLLGGETTVTLGTEPGKGGRNQEFALAVLAKLGAAGLTGATVLSAGTDGEDGPTDAAGAVADAVTFAEVNKHRLSVADYLRRHDAYQLFDQVGGLIRSGLTGTNVMDVRVILVR; via the coding sequence ATGTCGCGCGAACACGCGCTCGCGATCTGGGCCGCGGCGGTCGATGCGGTCCGCCCGGAACCGCTCGTGCGGGCGGCGCTCGCCGCGGAACCCGCGGTCCCTACCGCCCCGCGCGTGCTGGTCGTCGGCGCGGGAAAAGCCGGGCCGGACATGGCCGCGGGGCTGGAAACGGCCCTCGCCGATCGGCTCGATCGCGTGGAGGGGTTGGTGAACGTGCCGGCGGGAATGAGTGCGCCGCTCCGACGCGTCCGCCTGCACGCGGCCCGGCCGCAGGGCGTGAACGAACCGACCCCCGAGGGCGTCGCGGGGGCTGAGGAGATGCTCCGGCTCCTGAATCACGCCGGGCCGGACGACGTGGCCGTCTGCCTCCTCTCCGGCGGCGGCTCCGCCCTGCTCCCCGCGCCTGTCGAGGGCGTGTCGCTCGCGGACAAGCTCGCGGTCACGAAGTTGCTACACCGGAGCGGGGCGACGATCGACGAAATGAACTGCGTCCGGAAGCACCTGTCGCGCGTGAAGGGCGGGCGACTCGCCGAGGCATTCCGCGGCAAACGGCTCATTTCGCTCGTCGTGTCGGACGTGGTCGGCGATCCGCTCGACGTGATCGCTTCGGGACCGACCGCGCCTGATCCGACGACGTTCGAGGCCGCGCTCGAGGTGTTGGCCCGCTTCTCGCTCACCGGTGCGACCCCGGCCGCGGTTCTCCGCCACCTGGAAGCGGGGGCCGCTGGGGCACAGCCCGAGACGCCGAAACGGATCGGCCCGAACGTCGAAAACCGAGTGATCGGAAGCAACCGCGTCGCGCTCGATGCCGCCAGGCGAAAAGCAGAGGATCTGGGCTACGCGGTTCTCGACCTCGGTTCGTTTGTGGAGGGTGAAACGCGGCACGTTGCGACCGCGATCGCGGGCGTGGTGCGGAGCGTCCAGCGCGACTCGGCTCCGCTCAAGCCGCCCGCGTGCGTTCTGCTCGGCGGGGAGACGACGGTTACCCTCGGAACCGAACCGGGGAAGGGGGGGCGCAATCAGGAGTTCGCGCTCGCGGTTCTGGCGAAGCTCGGCGCCGCGGGGCTGACCGGCGCGACGGTGCTGAGTGCCGGAACCGATGGCGAAGACGGTCCCACCGATGCGGCCGGGGCGGTCGCGGATGCCGTTACGTTCGCCGAGGTGAACAAACACCGCCTCTCGGTGGCCGACTATTTACGGCGACACGACGCGTATCAGCTCTTCGACCAGGTGGGAGGACTGATTCGCTCGGGATTAACGGGCACGAACGTGATGGACGTACGAGTGATCCTCGTTCGGTGA
- a CDS encoding neutral/alkaline non-lysosomal ceramidase N-terminal domain-containing protein encodes MRRFIFLFAVALAGPDLRAGELKAGAFAIDVTPEKFPVSVNGGFSDRKATAAHDPLHARCLVLDDGRTQLAIVVVDSCMIPRAVVDAAKARAAKKTVVPSTNVLISATHTHTAPTVAAVFQSEPETEYIEFLTHKIAEGIEKAHQRLAPAKLAWGVAEEPRPVFNRRWKMKPGVKNLDPFGGNTDRVKMNPPPMSPDLLEPAGPTDPRVTVLSIRSAGDKPLALFANYSLHYVGDVPALSADYFGAFANSVAAKLKAGPEFVGALSNGTSGDVNNINFKEEPKRTEPGERSRLVADAVATAAVKAIEKAEYRSNLTLKSVTREIELGVRKATPAELQRAQELLENAKGRDLKGADEVYARETVLIAKYPDTVKAPLQVMVVDGGALVAIPCEVFTEIGLRIKKDISTHKTCCVVSLANGYFGYLPTPAQHALGGYETWRARSSFLEVEASVKIEKVISELMKEVVPE; translated from the coding sequence ATGCGCCGGTTCATATTCCTCTTTGCCGTTGCGCTCGCCGGTCCCGACCTCCGGGCCGGAGAACTGAAGGCGGGCGCGTTCGCCATCGACGTGACGCCCGAGAAGTTCCCCGTCTCCGTCAACGGCGGCTTCAGCGACCGCAAGGCGACGGCCGCTCACGACCCACTTCATGCGCGGTGCCTCGTTCTCGACGACGGCCGCACGCAACTCGCGATCGTCGTTGTGGATAGTTGCATGATCCCGCGGGCGGTGGTGGACGCGGCCAAAGCCCGTGCGGCAAAGAAAACCGTTGTTCCGAGCACGAACGTGCTCATCTCCGCGACGCACACGCACACCGCGCCCACGGTCGCGGCCGTGTTTCAGAGCGAACCGGAGACGGAGTACATCGAGTTCCTCACGCACAAGATCGCTGAGGGCATTGAAAAGGCACACCAGCGGCTCGCCCCGGCGAAACTCGCCTGGGGCGTCGCGGAAGAGCCGCGGCCGGTGTTCAACCGTCGGTGGAAAATGAAGCCGGGCGTGAAGAACCTCGACCCGTTCGGCGGCAACACCGATCGGGTGAAGATGAACCCGCCGCCAATGAGCCCCGACCTCCTCGAACCGGCCGGACCGACGGACCCGCGCGTCACCGTTCTCTCGATCCGCTCCGCCGGCGACAAGCCGCTCGCGCTCTTCGCCAATTACTCTCTCCACTACGTCGGTGACGTGCCCGCACTCTCGGCGGATTACTTCGGCGCGTTCGCGAACAGCGTCGCAGCGAAGCTGAAGGCCGGGCCGGAATTCGTTGGGGCGCTCTCCAACGGCACCAGCGGCGACGTGAACAACATCAACTTCAAGGAAGAGCCCAAGAGGACCGAACCGGGCGAGCGCTCGCGGTTGGTCGCAGACGCCGTTGCGACCGCGGCGGTCAAAGCGATCGAGAAAGCCGAGTACCGCTCGAACCTCACGTTGAAATCGGTGACCCGAGAGATCGAACTCGGCGTGCGGAAGGCGACGCCGGCCGAGCTTCAACGCGCACAAGAGCTTCTAGAAAACGCGAAGGGCCGGGATCTGAAAGGTGCGGACGAGGTGTACGCCCGAGAAACCGTGCTCATTGCGAAATACCCCGACACCGTAAAGGCCCCGCTCCAGGTGATGGTGGTGGACGGGGGCGCGCTCGTCGCCATCCCGTGCGAGGTGTTCACGGAGATCGGCCTGCGGATCAAGAAGGACATCAGCACTCACAAAACTTGCTGCGTGGTGTCGCTGGCAAACGGGTATTTCGGCTACCTACCCACCCCCGCCCAGCACGCACTGGGCGGCTACGAAACATGGCGGGCCCGGTCGAGTTTCCTAGAGGTCGAGGCGTCGGTGAAGATTGAAAAAGTGATCAGTGAGTTGATGAAAGAGGTGGTTCCCGAGTGA
- the metF gene encoding methylenetetrahydrofolate reductase [NAD(P)H] — MHIQDIFAQHPTTFSFEFFPPKTDEASEELFRTIAALQPLQPSFVSVTYGAGGTTRDRTHDLVVRIERDTNLTAVSHLTCVCHSLAEMTAILDRYAASGIENVLALGGDPPKNLANFDRTKDAFRYAEELVRFVRSRPGANGRGFGVGVAGFPEGHPGCPNRLQEMDHLKRKVDAGADYICTQLFFDNRDFYDFRERCDLAGIKVPILAGIMPITSKAGMVRMAELAAGAHFPAKLIRAVGRCADDAAVARVGISWATEQCADLLHHTVRGIHFYTLNRSDATRQIYQNLGVESSAALRAG, encoded by the coding sequence ATGCACATCCAGGACATCTTCGCACAGCACCCGACCACGTTCAGCTTCGAGTTCTTCCCGCCCAAGACGGACGAGGCGAGCGAGGAACTGTTCCGCACCATCGCGGCGCTCCAGCCGCTCCAGCCGTCGTTCGTATCCGTCACCTACGGGGCCGGCGGCACCACCCGCGACCGCACCCACGACCTCGTCGTGCGCATCGAGCGCGACACCAACCTGACCGCCGTGTCGCACCTCACCTGCGTGTGCCACTCGCTCGCGGAAATGACCGCCATCCTCGACCGCTACGCCGCGAGCGGCATCGAGAACGTTCTCGCGCTCGGCGGCGACCCGCCCAAGAACCTCGCCAACTTCGACCGCACAAAGGACGCCTTCCGTTACGCCGAGGAGCTGGTGCGGTTCGTCCGCTCCCGGCCCGGCGCGAACGGCCGCGGGTTCGGGGTCGGCGTCGCCGGGTTCCCCGAAGGGCACCCCGGCTGCCCCAACCGGCTCCAGGAGATGGACCACCTGAAGCGGAAGGTGGACGCCGGGGCCGACTACATCTGCACGCAACTGTTTTTCGACAACCGCGACTTCTACGACTTCCGCGAGCGCTGCGACCTGGCCGGGATCAAGGTACCGATCCTCGCCGGCATCATGCCGATCACCTCGAAGGCCGGCATGGTCCGCATGGCGGAACTCGCCGCCGGGGCGCACTTCCCCGCGAAGCTCATCCGCGCCGTCGGCCGGTGCGCCGACGACGCGGCGGTGGCCCGCGTCGGGATCAGTTGGGCGACGGAGCAGTGCGCGGACCTGTTGCACCACACCGTCCGGGGCATCCACTTCTACACGCTCAACCGCTCCGACGCGACCCGGCAGATCTACCAGAACCTCGGGGTCGAGAGTTCGGCCGCACTGCGGGCGGGCTAG
- a CDS encoding peptidase associated/transthyretin-like domain-containing protein, with protein MRLGAAAAEPVQGGTHPPPDGWPPDATTDARGGFAFAALPAGEDVWLDVRDDRFALATVRVPAADSGPVRIALEPPRILEGRVTAADTGRAVAGVRVGAVVGSLTSQSQRITNVTSTADAAVGAPRVEFDTVSGPDGKFRLLLPPNGPYRVYVNAPEGSPCLSVDRWLAWEDGKAGHELSIALPVGRVVRGVMKDDAGQPVAGGWVMYQPACGNREVPRGVLTGRDAPARTGADGAFALAVPPGPGWLEGWGPAPDYRLAAYDPWPCPQCQKDASRTFEHARVRLEAGADPSGGKGVPLTLRRGESVRVEAIGTDGKPVTSGVAVCRSVVQPLRNRVTRPLLIREGSGELPGCVPDRVYPVALLDPVGLAGAVAEVRVGDKPVVKLEPCGAAEVRLVDSAGRPLAGVMAEAWLALDCDRAANARAGTQGRWLVDQSWFDPKHHLPRPVTDAAGRATLRALVPGAEYVVVLTVHKRVYTSAAVRVRPGETERLPDIVAVFAGSWETQPRQGAGPEDD; from the coding sequence GTGCGGCTGGGCGCGGCCGCCGCCGAACCGGTGCAAGGGGGCACCCACCCGCCGCCGGACGGGTGGCCGCCGGACGCGACCACCGACGCCCGCGGCGGGTTCGCGTTCGCCGCTCTGCCGGCGGGCGAGGACGTGTGGCTGGACGTGCGGGACGACCGGTTCGCCCTCGCCACCGTTCGTGTTCCAGCGGCCGACAGCGGCCCGGTGCGGATCGCTCTGGAACCGCCTCGAATTTTGGAGGGGCGGGTAACCGCCGCCGACACCGGGCGCGCCGTTGCCGGGGTGCGAGTGGGCGCCGTCGTCGGGTCGTTGACGAGCCAGAGCCAACGCATCACCAACGTCACGTCCACCGCCGACGCGGCGGTCGGTGCGCCGCGGGTCGAGTTCGACACAGTGAGTGGCCCCGACGGCAAGTTCCGCCTTCTCTTACCTCCGAACGGACCGTACCGCGTCTATGTCAACGCCCCGGAGGGCAGCCCCTGTCTCAGCGTCGATCGATGGCTCGCCTGGGAGGACGGGAAAGCCGGTCACGAGCTGTCAATCGCGCTCCCGGTGGGCCGGGTCGTCCGCGGGGTAATGAAGGACGACGCGGGCCAGCCCGTCGCGGGCGGCTGGGTCATGTACCAGCCCGCGTGCGGCAACCGGGAGGTGCCCAGGGGCGTTCTCACGGGGCGCGACGCTCCGGCGCGGACGGGAGCGGACGGCGCGTTCGCGCTCGCGGTGCCGCCGGGGCCGGGCTGGCTGGAGGGGTGGGGGCCGGCCCCCGATTACCGCCTCGCCGCCTACGACCCGTGGCCGTGCCCGCAGTGTCAGAAGGACGCGTCGCGGACGTTCGAGCACGCCCGCGTCCGACTCGAAGCGGGCGCCGACCCGTCAGGCGGCAAGGGGGTCCCGCTGACGCTCCGCCGCGGAGAGAGCGTGCGGGTAGAGGCGATCGGAACCGACGGGAAGCCGGTGACGTCCGGGGTGGCGGTGTGCCGGTCCGTGGTGCAGCCGTTACGGAACCGCGTCACCCGCCCCCTGCTGATCCGCGAGGGGAGCGGGGAGCTGCCGGGGTGCGTACCGGACCGGGTGTACCCCGTGGCCCTTCTCGACCCCGTTGGGCTCGCCGGCGCGGTGGCCGAGGTGCGGGTCGGCGACAAGCCGGTGGTAAAGCTGGAGCCGTGCGGGGCCGCCGAGGTGCGGTTGGTCGATTCGGCCGGGCGCCCCCTGGCCGGAGTGATGGCGGAGGCGTGGCTGGCGCTCGACTGCGACCGGGCGGCGAACGCGCGGGCCGGAACGCAGGGCCGGTGGCTGGTGGATCAGTCCTGGTTCGACCCGAAGCACCACTTGCCGCGGCCGGTGACCGACGCGGCCGGTCGGGCGACGCTGCGGGCGCTGGTCCCGGGCGCGGAGTACGTGGTGGTACTCACGGTCCACAAGAGAGTGTACACCAGCGCGGCGGTCCGCGTGCGACCGGGCGAGACCGAGCGACTGCCGGACATCGTTGCCGTCTTCGCCGGCTCGTGGGAGACCCAGCCGCGGCAAGGCGCGGGTCCCGAGGACGACTGA
- a CDS encoding CehA/McbA family metallohydrolase, whose protein sequence is MKFDLHMHTARHSHDAETDPFDLVRAAIRAGLDGIVITEHDFLWTEPELEELRAFAPQLVILAGVEVTGRGGDMLCYGLTDPFAVPRGIAWGELCREVHRQGGACVAAHPNRWDQPFEKLLKEQAAEIDGIEVMSNNMDPGLRAKAAVLLKKYPEFAQLGNSDSHAAWSVGCCYTEFDATIRTNSDLVAAIRGRKGVAKVNDGHRK, encoded by the coding sequence ATGAAGTTCGACCTTCACATGCACACCGCCCGTCACTCGCACGACGCGGAAACGGACCCTTTCGATCTGGTGCGTGCCGCGATCCGGGCCGGGCTGGACGGGATCGTCATCACCGAACACGACTTCCTCTGGACCGAGCCGGAGCTGGAGGAACTGCGGGCCTTCGCCCCGCAACTCGTGATTCTGGCGGGCGTCGAAGTGACCGGGCGCGGCGGGGACATGCTCTGTTACGGGCTGACGGACCCGTTCGCGGTGCCACGGGGGATCGCGTGGGGCGAGCTGTGCCGCGAGGTTCACCGCCAGGGCGGCGCGTGCGTCGCGGCGCACCCCAACCGGTGGGACCAGCCGTTCGAGAAGCTGCTCAAGGAGCAGGCCGCGGAGATCGACGGGATCGAGGTGATGTCCAACAACATGGACCCCGGCTTGCGGGCCAAAGCGGCAGTGCTGCTCAAGAAATACCCCGAGTTCGCTCAACTGGGCAACAGCGACTCGCACGCCGCGTGGTCGGTCGGCTGCTGCTACACCGAGTTCGACGCGACCATCCGCACCAATTCCGATCTCGTGGCAGCCATCCGCGGGCGGAAGGGCGTCGCAAAGGTGAACGATGGGCACCGGAAGTGA
- a CDS encoding DUF1559 family PulG-like putative transporter, which translates to MRRVHGAGRSAFTLIELLVVIAIIAILIGLLLPAVQKVRESAARMQCVNNLKQHALACHNYASANGDAFPPLYNGGPAANTDWWYSGSPCVSQLFVSLLPYIEQQNVYTQFQNIGNATGSLIDLQASDYGTSIAGGVLLKAHMCPSDPTFGDGYNHAPGVWTSTTYVANFQVFGNPNYGDVYAFNSYGSPSLKSTFSDGTSNTILFAEMYTKQPGGSARMWAHGGWSYAYSPLFAVGKADGTVNYTDGFWYGGTGHVGPNSVPINVSSAVYLASSDYEDMPVTLHSGTMNAALGDGSVRNITSSLSGATWWAACTPAQGEVLGSDW; encoded by the coding sequence ATGCGACGTGTTCATGGTGCCGGCCGGTCGGCGTTCACGCTGATCGAGTTGCTGGTGGTGATCGCGATCATCGCGATCCTCATCGGCCTGCTGCTGCCCGCGGTCCAGAAGGTCCGCGAATCCGCGGCCCGCATGCAGTGCGTTAACAACCTCAAGCAGCACGCGCTCGCGTGCCACAACTACGCCAGCGCCAACGGCGACGCCTTCCCGCCCCTGTACAACGGCGGCCCCGCCGCGAACACGGACTGGTGGTACTCGGGGAGCCCGTGTGTGTCGCAGCTCTTCGTCTCGCTGCTGCCCTACATCGAGCAGCAGAACGTCTACACGCAGTTCCAGAACATTGGCAACGCGACCGGTTCGCTCATCGATTTGCAGGCCAGTGATTACGGCACGAGTATCGCGGGCGGTGTCCTCCTGAAGGCCCACATGTGCCCGTCCGATCCGACCTTTGGCGACGGCTATAATCACGCCCCGGGCGTTTGGACATCCACTACCTACGTGGCGAACTTCCAGGTATTTGGCAACCCTAACTATGGCGACGTCTACGCGTTTAACTCGTACGGCTCACCGAGTCTGAAATCGACCTTCTCGGACGGCACGTCCAACACGATCCTCTTTGCCGAGATGTACACCAAGCAGCCGGGGGGCTCGGCGCGGATGTGGGCCCACGGCGGGTGGTCCTACGCCTACTCGCCCCTCTTCGCCGTCGGCAAGGCCGACGGCACGGTCAACTACACCGACGGCTTTTGGTACGGGGGGACGGGCCACGTCGGCCCCAACTCAGTGCCCATCAACGTGTCGTCCGCCGTGTACCTCGCCAGCTCCGATTACGAAGACATGCCGGTAACGCTCCACAGCGGCACCATGAACGCCGCCCTGGGTGACGGGAGCGTGCGGAACATAACGTCGTCCCTCTCGGGTGCCACATGGTGGGCCGCCTGCACCCCGGCCCAGGGCGAGGTCCTCGGATCCGACTGGTGA
- a CDS encoding sigma factor-like helix-turn-helix DNA-binding protein, producing MGPLRGTKRRAEVAAGAERLNRLRERVASGDAPADERPVDESHTWVLAAEELERLPRRAREALIMYHMEGLTLAQIAETTGCSVTEAHRRVNRGLERLRARLSARGVALTTGLLVSTPAGLVLSTATAAAAFASGARCRRPAWRPSRTRSWPRGSRAAWLPSGPPSCSPPEPPLPSSPTPLRRRCPARPRPRARTRYRRPRPPPPGRAPGTRRSSAVLRGRVTDAAGRPVPRASVEALVRRPWLPGDRGLRDDTVARATTDAGGGTHSRSRPTSRPTTPSDR from the coding sequence GTGGGTCCGCTCCGCGGCACGAAGCGCCGCGCGGAAGTTGCGGCGGGGGCCGAGCGGCTCAACCGGCTGCGGGAGCGGGTGGCCTCCGGCGACGCCCCGGCCGACGAGCGGCCCGTGGACGAGAGCCACACCTGGGTGCTGGCGGCGGAAGAATTGGAGCGGCTGCCGCGGCGCGCGCGCGAGGCCCTCATCATGTATCACATGGAGGGGCTCACGCTCGCCCAGATCGCCGAAACGACCGGGTGCTCTGTTACGGAAGCCCACCGGCGGGTGAACCGCGGGCTGGAACGGCTCCGCGCCCGGCTGTCGGCGCGCGGGGTGGCGCTGACCACCGGACTCCTGGTCTCGACCCCGGCCGGGCTGGTGCTGAGTACCGCGACTGCGGCGGCGGCGTTCGCCAGCGGGGCGCGCTGCCGTCGCCCCGCGTGGCGGCCCTCACGGACGCGATCCTGGCCCCGCGGTTCCCGAGCGGCCTGGTTGCCGTCGGGGCCGCCCTCCTGCTCGCCGCCGGAACCGCCGTTGCCCTCGTCGCCTACCCCGCTCCGGCGCCGGTGTCCCGCCCGACCGAGGCCGCGGGCGCGAACCCGATACCGGCGCCCGCGGCCGCCCCCGCCGGGCCGGGCGCCGGGGACCAGACGGTCGAGCGCCGTGCTCCGGGGCCGGGTGACCGATGCCGCGGGCCGCCCGGTCCCTCGGGCGAGTGTAGAGGCCCTGGTCCGCCGGCCCTGGTTGCCCGGGGACCGAGGGCTCCGCGACGACACGGTGGCCCGCGCGACCACCGACGCCGGGGGCGGTACGCACTCACGGTCCCGGCCGACTTCGCGACCCACTACTCCGAGCGATCGGTGA